The following are encoded in a window of Etheostoma cragini isolate CJK2018 chromosome 7, CSU_Ecrag_1.0, whole genome shotgun sequence genomic DNA:
- the csde1 gene encoding cold shock domain-containing protein E1 isoform X3 gives MGSPWKGFVEFTLPASPPTAFVSADLSSTSPVGLSLSPYGRSHIQVHFPGSEMERGSSEPPVARNTGSAPSTSTGPMPIPRSSSLSCHPHPGSKKHKRTPLYQRSMSFDPGMLHNNGHTAYANGTGPGIRETGVVEKLLTSYGFIQCSERQARLFFHCSQYNGNLQELKIGDDVEFEVSSDRRTGKPIAVKLLKIKPEVLPEERISGQVGPDLHAYPFTVLHGYIHPVVSAIPVHLDGKSAPGQVHTGSVCYERNGEVFYLTYTPDDVEGNIHLDTGDKVSFYMETNKHTGAVSARNIQLVKKKQMRCQGVVCATKEAFGFIERADVVKEIFFHYSEFKGDLEALQAGDDVEFTIKDRNGKEVATDVRLLPQGTVIFEDISIEQFEGTVVKVIPKVPTKNQNDPLPGRISSRIGFNDKELPFGEKDTKSKVTLLEGDHIQFNISTDRRDKLERATNIDILPDTFDFTKETREMGVIAAIRDGFGFIKCVDRDARMFFHFSEVLEESQLHISDEVEFTVVPVGPVYKLFTKDMLSAQRNHAVRIKKLPKGTVSFHTQSEQRFMGVVEKEVVATTNKNASPTKSKEKKKDKEAEEGVIAYEDCGVKLTVPYHNKDLEGGGYPQVGDKVEFSINEVKRTGQQSAVSIRVLNRNASNAKRLLGFVATLKDNFGFIETANHDQEIFFHYSEMCGDLENLELGDTVEYTLSKGKGNKVSAEKVTKVAAVNGISEDVGATAMMGKVIRPLRSVDPSQTEYQGLIEVTEEGETKGQNYPFGIMGMSNKADCLQKGELVKFQVCTVAQTGQKMASNVVPQRRAMVECVKDQFGFITYEVGESKKLFFHVKEVQDGLELQTGDEVEFSVVLNQRTGKCSACNVRRVSEGPKQVATPRPDRLVNRLKSITLDDASAPRLVIVRQPRGPDNSKGFNVERKTRQPGVID, from the exons ATGGGCAGCCCCTGGAAAGGCTTTGTTGAGTTTACCTTGCCTGCGTCACCACCCACCGCGTTTGTTAGCGCTGACCTGAGCAGCACCTCCCCTGTCGGACTCAGCCTGTCGCCATATGGCCGATCT CATATCCAAGTCCATTTCCCAGGGTCAGAAATGGAAAGAGGCTCCTCTGAACCTCCAGTGGCTCGCAACACTGGCTCTGCCCCATCTACCTCTACTGGTCCCATGCCTATCCCCcgctcctcctccctctcttgcCATCCCCACCCAGGAAGTAAAAAACACAAGCGGACTCCCTTGTATCAGAGATCA ATGAGTTTTGACCCAGGCATGCTCCATAACAATGGACATACTGCGTACGCCAACGGCACAGGGCCTGGCATAAGAGAGACTGGTGTGGTGGAGAAGCTTCTGACTTCCTACGGGTTCATTCAGTGCTCCGAACGTCAGGCTCGTCTCTTCTTCCATTGCTCCCAGTACAATGGCAACCTGCAGGAGCTTAAAATAGGAG ATGATGTAGAGTTTGAGGTATCCTCTGACAGGCGCACTGGCAAGCCCATAGCAGTGAAGCTGCTAAAGATAAAGCCAGAGGTGCTGCCAGAGGAGCGCATCTCGGGCCAGGTGGGGCCAGACCTGCACGCCTATCCCTTTACTGTGCTGCATGGTTATATTCATCCA GTTGTCTCTGCAATCCCAGTGCACTTGGATGGAAAGTCTGCTCCTGGCCAGGTGCACACTGGCAGTGTTTGTTATGAAAGAAATGGG GAAGTGTTTTACCTTACCTACACTCCCGATGATGTGGAGGGCAATATCCACCTGGACACAGGCGACAAAGTCAGCTTTTATATGGAAACCAACAAGCA TACTGGTGCAGTCAGTGCTCGTAATATTCAACTTGTGAAGAAAAAGCAAATGAGGTGCCAGGGTGTGGTGTGTGCTACAAAG GAGGCCTTTGGATTCATTGAGAGAGCAGATGTGGTGAAGGAGATCTTCTTTCACTACAGCGAGTTCAAGGGTGATCTGGAGGCTCTACAGGCTGGAGATGATGTTGAGTTCACCATTAAAGACCGGAAT GGTAAAGAAGTAGCCACAGATGTTAGGCTGCTCCCCCAAGGAACAGTCATCTTTGAGGATATCAGCATCGAGCAGTTTGAAGGCACTGTTGTAAAGGTCATTCCCAAGGTTCCCACTAAAAACCAG AACGACCCTCTACCAGGCCGCATCAGTTCCCGGATTGGTTTCAATGACAAGGAACTGCCGTTTGGTGAGAAAGACACAAAGTCCAAAGTGACCCTTTTGGAGGGAGACCACATACAATTCAACATCTCCACCGACCGCAGAGACAAGCTGGAGAGGGCTACCAACATAGACATTCTCCCAGACACATTTGACTTCACCAAGGAGACCCGTGAAATG GGGGTAATTGCAGCTATACGTGATGGTTTTGGCTTCATTAAGTGTGTGGATCGGGATGCCAGGATGTTCTTTCACTTCAGTGAAGTCCTGGAGGAAAGTCAACTGCACATCTCAGATGAAGTGGAGTTCACTGTTGTGCCTGTAGGTCCTGTTTATAAGCTTTTCACAAAA GATATGCTATCAGCTCAGAGGAACCATGCAGTGCGCATCAAGAAGCTGCCAAAGGGCACAGTGTCCTTCCATACCCAGTCTGAGCAACGCTTTATGGGTGTGGTGGAAAAAGAAGTTGTGGCAACCACCAACAAGAATGCAagtcccaccaagagcaaggaAAAG AAAAAAGATAAG GAAGCTGAGGAAGGAGTGATTGCCTATGAAGACTGTGGAGTGAAGCTCACTGTGCCATACCATAACAAGGACCTAGAGGGGGGAGGATACCCACAGGTCGGAGATAAG GTGGAGTTCTCCATCAACGAAGTGAAGCGAACTGGCCAGCAGAGCGCAGTCTCCATTAGGGTCCTCAACCGTAATGCCTCCAATGCCAAGAGACTGCTTGGATTTGTTGCCACACTGAAGGACAACTTCGGCTTCATTGAGACAGCAAATCACGACCAGGAGATTTTCTTTCACTACAG TGAAATGTGTGGAGACCTGGAGAACTTGGAGCTGGGCGACACAGTTGAATACACTCTTTCTAAGGGAAAAGGAAACAAAGTCAGTGCTGAAAAAGTTACCAAAGTGGCTGCAG TGAATGGCATTAGTGAGGATGTTGGTGCGACCGCAATGATGGGGAAAGTTATCCGCCCCTTACGCAGTGTAGACCCTTCCCAGACTGAATACCAAGGGCTAATTGAAGTCACAGAGGAAG GTGAAACTAAAGGTCAGAATTATCCCTTTGGAATCATGGGTATGTCAAACAAGGCCGATTGTCTGCAGAAAGGAGAACTTGTTAAGTTCCAAGTTTGCACAGTAGCCCAAACTGGTCAGAAGATGGCCTCTAATGTGGTCCCTCAGCGTAGAGCCATGGTGGAATGTGTCAAAGACCAG TTTGGCTTTATCACATATGAAGTGGGTGAGAGCAAGAAGCTGTTTTTCCATGTAAAAGAAGTGCAAGATGGCCTAGAACTCCAGACTGGGGATGAGGTGGAGTTCTCTGTTGTCCTCAATCAACGCACAGGAAAATGTAGTGCCTGCAACGTACGCAGAGTCAG TGAGGGGCCTAAACAGGTGGCCACTCCACGTCCGGATCGTCTGGTTAACCGATTAAAGAGCATCACTCTTGACGACGCCAGTGCTCCTCGCCTGGTGATTGTAAGACAGCCCCGTGGTCCTGACAATTCAAAG GGCTTTAATGTGGAGCGCAAGACTCGGCAGCCTGGTGTCATTGACTGA
- the csde1 gene encoding cold shock domain-containing protein E1 isoform X2: MGSPWKGFVEFTLPASPPTAFVSADLSSTSPVGLSLSPYGRSHIQVHFPGSEMERGSSEPPVARNTGSAPSTSTGPMPIPRSSSLSCHPHPGSKKHKRTPLYQRSMSFDPGMLHNNGHTAYANGTGPGIRETGVVEKLLTSYGFIQCSERQARLFFHCSQYNGNLQELKIGDDVEFEVSSDRRTGKPIAVKLLKIKPEVLPEERISGQVGPDLHAYPFTVLHGYIHPVVSAIPVHLDGKSAPGQVHTGSVCYERNGEVFYLTYTPDDVEGNIHLDTGDKVSFYMETNKHTGAVSARNIQLVKKKQMRCQGVVCATKEAFGFIERADVVKEIFFHYSEFKGDLEALQAGDDVEFTIKDRNGKEVATDVRLLPQGTVIFEDISIEQFEGTVVKVIPKVPTKNQNDPLPGRISSRIGFNDKELPFGEKDTKSKVTLLEGDHIQFNISTDRRDKLERATNIDILPDTFDFTKETREMGVIAAIRDGFGFIKCVDRDARMFFHFSEVLEESQLHISDEVEFTVVPVGPVYKLFTKDMLSAQRNHAVRIKKLPKGTVSFHTQSEQRFMGVVEKEVVATTNKNASPTKSKEKAKVVEKEAEEGVIAYEDCGVKLTVPYHNKDLEGGGYPQVGDKVEFSINEVKRTGQQSAVSIRVLNRNASNAKRLLGFVATLKDNFGFIETANHDQEIFFHYSEMCGDLENLELGDTVEYTLSKGKGNKVSAEKVTKVAAVNGISEDVGATAMMGKVIRPLRSVDPSQTEYQGLIEVTEEGETKGQNYPFGIMGMSNKADCLQKGELVKFQVCTVAQTGQKMASNVVPQRRAMVECVKDQFGFITYEVGESKKLFFHVKEVQDGLELQTGDEVEFSVVLNQRTGKCSACNVRRVSEGPKQVATPRPDRLVNRLKSITLDDASAPRLVIVRQPRGPDNSKGFNVERKTRQPGVID, from the exons ATGGGCAGCCCCTGGAAAGGCTTTGTTGAGTTTACCTTGCCTGCGTCACCACCCACCGCGTTTGTTAGCGCTGACCTGAGCAGCACCTCCCCTGTCGGACTCAGCCTGTCGCCATATGGCCGATCT CATATCCAAGTCCATTTCCCAGGGTCAGAAATGGAAAGAGGCTCCTCTGAACCTCCAGTGGCTCGCAACACTGGCTCTGCCCCATCTACCTCTACTGGTCCCATGCCTATCCCCcgctcctcctccctctcttgcCATCCCCACCCAGGAAGTAAAAAACACAAGCGGACTCCCTTGTATCAGAGATCA ATGAGTTTTGACCCAGGCATGCTCCATAACAATGGACATACTGCGTACGCCAACGGCACAGGGCCTGGCATAAGAGAGACTGGTGTGGTGGAGAAGCTTCTGACTTCCTACGGGTTCATTCAGTGCTCCGAACGTCAGGCTCGTCTCTTCTTCCATTGCTCCCAGTACAATGGCAACCTGCAGGAGCTTAAAATAGGAG ATGATGTAGAGTTTGAGGTATCCTCTGACAGGCGCACTGGCAAGCCCATAGCAGTGAAGCTGCTAAAGATAAAGCCAGAGGTGCTGCCAGAGGAGCGCATCTCGGGCCAGGTGGGGCCAGACCTGCACGCCTATCCCTTTACTGTGCTGCATGGTTATATTCATCCA GTTGTCTCTGCAATCCCAGTGCACTTGGATGGAAAGTCTGCTCCTGGCCAGGTGCACACTGGCAGTGTTTGTTATGAAAGAAATGGG GAAGTGTTTTACCTTACCTACACTCCCGATGATGTGGAGGGCAATATCCACCTGGACACAGGCGACAAAGTCAGCTTTTATATGGAAACCAACAAGCA TACTGGTGCAGTCAGTGCTCGTAATATTCAACTTGTGAAGAAAAAGCAAATGAGGTGCCAGGGTGTGGTGTGTGCTACAAAG GAGGCCTTTGGATTCATTGAGAGAGCAGATGTGGTGAAGGAGATCTTCTTTCACTACAGCGAGTTCAAGGGTGATCTGGAGGCTCTACAGGCTGGAGATGATGTTGAGTTCACCATTAAAGACCGGAAT GGTAAAGAAGTAGCCACAGATGTTAGGCTGCTCCCCCAAGGAACAGTCATCTTTGAGGATATCAGCATCGAGCAGTTTGAAGGCACTGTTGTAAAGGTCATTCCCAAGGTTCCCACTAAAAACCAG AACGACCCTCTACCAGGCCGCATCAGTTCCCGGATTGGTTTCAATGACAAGGAACTGCCGTTTGGTGAGAAAGACACAAAGTCCAAAGTGACCCTTTTGGAGGGAGACCACATACAATTCAACATCTCCACCGACCGCAGAGACAAGCTGGAGAGGGCTACCAACATAGACATTCTCCCAGACACATTTGACTTCACCAAGGAGACCCGTGAAATG GGGGTAATTGCAGCTATACGTGATGGTTTTGGCTTCATTAAGTGTGTGGATCGGGATGCCAGGATGTTCTTTCACTTCAGTGAAGTCCTGGAGGAAAGTCAACTGCACATCTCAGATGAAGTGGAGTTCACTGTTGTGCCTGTAGGTCCTGTTTATAAGCTTTTCACAAAA GATATGCTATCAGCTCAGAGGAACCATGCAGTGCGCATCAAGAAGCTGCCAAAGGGCACAGTGTCCTTCCATACCCAGTCTGAGCAACGCTTTATGGGTGTGGTGGAAAAAGAAGTTGTGGCAACCACCAACAAGAATGCAagtcccaccaagagcaaggaAAAG GCTAAAGTTGTAGAAAAG GAAGCTGAGGAAGGAGTGATTGCCTATGAAGACTGTGGAGTGAAGCTCACTGTGCCATACCATAACAAGGACCTAGAGGGGGGAGGATACCCACAGGTCGGAGATAAG GTGGAGTTCTCCATCAACGAAGTGAAGCGAACTGGCCAGCAGAGCGCAGTCTCCATTAGGGTCCTCAACCGTAATGCCTCCAATGCCAAGAGACTGCTTGGATTTGTTGCCACACTGAAGGACAACTTCGGCTTCATTGAGACAGCAAATCACGACCAGGAGATTTTCTTTCACTACAG TGAAATGTGTGGAGACCTGGAGAACTTGGAGCTGGGCGACACAGTTGAATACACTCTTTCTAAGGGAAAAGGAAACAAAGTCAGTGCTGAAAAAGTTACCAAAGTGGCTGCAG TGAATGGCATTAGTGAGGATGTTGGTGCGACCGCAATGATGGGGAAAGTTATCCGCCCCTTACGCAGTGTAGACCCTTCCCAGACTGAATACCAAGGGCTAATTGAAGTCACAGAGGAAG GTGAAACTAAAGGTCAGAATTATCCCTTTGGAATCATGGGTATGTCAAACAAGGCCGATTGTCTGCAGAAAGGAGAACTTGTTAAGTTCCAAGTTTGCACAGTAGCCCAAACTGGTCAGAAGATGGCCTCTAATGTGGTCCCTCAGCGTAGAGCCATGGTGGAATGTGTCAAAGACCAG TTTGGCTTTATCACATATGAAGTGGGTGAGAGCAAGAAGCTGTTTTTCCATGTAAAAGAAGTGCAAGATGGCCTAGAACTCCAGACTGGGGATGAGGTGGAGTTCTCTGTTGTCCTCAATCAACGCACAGGAAAATGTAGTGCCTGCAACGTACGCAGAGTCAG TGAGGGGCCTAAACAGGTGGCCACTCCACGTCCGGATCGTCTGGTTAACCGATTAAAGAGCATCACTCTTGACGACGCCAGTGCTCCTCGCCTGGTGATTGTAAGACAGCCCCGTGGTCCTGACAATTCAAAG GGCTTTAATGTGGAGCGCAAGACTCGGCAGCCTGGTGTCATTGACTGA
- the csde1 gene encoding cold shock domain-containing protein E1 isoform X9, which yields MGSPWKGFVEFTLPASPPTAFVSADLSSTSPVGLSLSPYGRSHIQVHFPGSEMERGSSEPPVARNTGSAPSTSTGPMPIPRSSSLSCHPHPGSKKHKRTPLYQRSMSFDPGMLHNNGHTAYANGTGPGIRETGVVEKLLTSYGFIQCSERQARLFFHCSQYNGNLQELKIGDDVEFEVSSDRRTGKPIAVKLLKIKPEVLPEERISGQVGPDLHAYPFTVLHGYIHPVVSAIPVHLDGKSAPGQVHTGSVCYERNGEVFYLTYTPDDVEGNIHLDTGDKVSFYMETNKHTGAVSARNIQLVKKKQMRCQGVVCATKEAFGFIERADVVKEIFFHYSEFKGDLEALQAGDDVEFTIKDRNGKEVATDVRLLPQGTVIFEDISIEQFEGTVVKVIPKVPTKNQNDPLPGRISSRIGFNDKELPFGEKDTKSKVTLLEGDHIQFNISTDRRDKLERATNIDILPDTFDFTKETREMGVIAAIRDGFGFIKCVDRDARMFFHFSEVLEESQLHISDEVEFTVVPDMLSAQRNHAVRIKKLPKGTVSFHTQSEQRFMGVVEKEVVATTNKNASPTKSKEKEAEEGVIAYEDCGVKLTVPYHNKDLEGGGYPQVGDKVEFSINEVKRTGQQSAVSIRVLNRNASNAKRLLGFVATLKDNFGFIETANHDQEIFFHYSEMCGDLENLELGDTVEYTLSKGKGNKVSAEKVTKVAAVNGISEDVGATAMMGKVIRPLRSVDPSQTEYQGLIEVTEEGETKGQNYPFGIMGMSNKADCLQKGELVKFQVCTVAQTGQKMASNVVPQRRAMVECVKDQFGFITYEVGESKKLFFHVKEVQDGLELQTGDEVEFSVVLNQRTGKCSACNVRRVSEGPKQVATPRPDRLVNRLKSITLDDASAPRLVIVRQPRGPDNSKGFNVERKTRQPGVID from the exons ATGGGCAGCCCCTGGAAAGGCTTTGTTGAGTTTACCTTGCCTGCGTCACCACCCACCGCGTTTGTTAGCGCTGACCTGAGCAGCACCTCCCCTGTCGGACTCAGCCTGTCGCCATATGGCCGATCT CATATCCAAGTCCATTTCCCAGGGTCAGAAATGGAAAGAGGCTCCTCTGAACCTCCAGTGGCTCGCAACACTGGCTCTGCCCCATCTACCTCTACTGGTCCCATGCCTATCCCCcgctcctcctccctctcttgcCATCCCCACCCAGGAAGTAAAAAACACAAGCGGACTCCCTTGTATCAGAGATCA ATGAGTTTTGACCCAGGCATGCTCCATAACAATGGACATACTGCGTACGCCAACGGCACAGGGCCTGGCATAAGAGAGACTGGTGTGGTGGAGAAGCTTCTGACTTCCTACGGGTTCATTCAGTGCTCCGAACGTCAGGCTCGTCTCTTCTTCCATTGCTCCCAGTACAATGGCAACCTGCAGGAGCTTAAAATAGGAG ATGATGTAGAGTTTGAGGTATCCTCTGACAGGCGCACTGGCAAGCCCATAGCAGTGAAGCTGCTAAAGATAAAGCCAGAGGTGCTGCCAGAGGAGCGCATCTCGGGCCAGGTGGGGCCAGACCTGCACGCCTATCCCTTTACTGTGCTGCATGGTTATATTCATCCA GTTGTCTCTGCAATCCCAGTGCACTTGGATGGAAAGTCTGCTCCTGGCCAGGTGCACACTGGCAGTGTTTGTTATGAAAGAAATGGG GAAGTGTTTTACCTTACCTACACTCCCGATGATGTGGAGGGCAATATCCACCTGGACACAGGCGACAAAGTCAGCTTTTATATGGAAACCAACAAGCA TACTGGTGCAGTCAGTGCTCGTAATATTCAACTTGTGAAGAAAAAGCAAATGAGGTGCCAGGGTGTGGTGTGTGCTACAAAG GAGGCCTTTGGATTCATTGAGAGAGCAGATGTGGTGAAGGAGATCTTCTTTCACTACAGCGAGTTCAAGGGTGATCTGGAGGCTCTACAGGCTGGAGATGATGTTGAGTTCACCATTAAAGACCGGAAT GGTAAAGAAGTAGCCACAGATGTTAGGCTGCTCCCCCAAGGAACAGTCATCTTTGAGGATATCAGCATCGAGCAGTTTGAAGGCACTGTTGTAAAGGTCATTCCCAAGGTTCCCACTAAAAACCAG AACGACCCTCTACCAGGCCGCATCAGTTCCCGGATTGGTTTCAATGACAAGGAACTGCCGTTTGGTGAGAAAGACACAAAGTCCAAAGTGACCCTTTTGGAGGGAGACCACATACAATTCAACATCTCCACCGACCGCAGAGACAAGCTGGAGAGGGCTACCAACATAGACATTCTCCCAGACACATTTGACTTCACCAAGGAGACCCGTGAAATG GGGGTAATTGCAGCTATACGTGATGGTTTTGGCTTCATTAAGTGTGTGGATCGGGATGCCAGGATGTTCTTTCACTTCAGTGAAGTCCTGGAGGAAAGTCAACTGCACATCTCAGATGAAGTGGAGTTCACTGTTGTGCCT GATATGCTATCAGCTCAGAGGAACCATGCAGTGCGCATCAAGAAGCTGCCAAAGGGCACAGTGTCCTTCCATACCCAGTCTGAGCAACGCTTTATGGGTGTGGTGGAAAAAGAAGTTGTGGCAACCACCAACAAGAATGCAagtcccaccaagagcaaggaAAAG GAAGCTGAGGAAGGAGTGATTGCCTATGAAGACTGTGGAGTGAAGCTCACTGTGCCATACCATAACAAGGACCTAGAGGGGGGAGGATACCCACAGGTCGGAGATAAG GTGGAGTTCTCCATCAACGAAGTGAAGCGAACTGGCCAGCAGAGCGCAGTCTCCATTAGGGTCCTCAACCGTAATGCCTCCAATGCCAAGAGACTGCTTGGATTTGTTGCCACACTGAAGGACAACTTCGGCTTCATTGAGACAGCAAATCACGACCAGGAGATTTTCTTTCACTACAG TGAAATGTGTGGAGACCTGGAGAACTTGGAGCTGGGCGACACAGTTGAATACACTCTTTCTAAGGGAAAAGGAAACAAAGTCAGTGCTGAAAAAGTTACCAAAGTGGCTGCAG TGAATGGCATTAGTGAGGATGTTGGTGCGACCGCAATGATGGGGAAAGTTATCCGCCCCTTACGCAGTGTAGACCCTTCCCAGACTGAATACCAAGGGCTAATTGAAGTCACAGAGGAAG GTGAAACTAAAGGTCAGAATTATCCCTTTGGAATCATGGGTATGTCAAACAAGGCCGATTGTCTGCAGAAAGGAGAACTTGTTAAGTTCCAAGTTTGCACAGTAGCCCAAACTGGTCAGAAGATGGCCTCTAATGTGGTCCCTCAGCGTAGAGCCATGGTGGAATGTGTCAAAGACCAG TTTGGCTTTATCACATATGAAGTGGGTGAGAGCAAGAAGCTGTTTTTCCATGTAAAAGAAGTGCAAGATGGCCTAGAACTCCAGACTGGGGATGAGGTGGAGTTCTCTGTTGTCCTCAATCAACGCACAGGAAAATGTAGTGCCTGCAACGTACGCAGAGTCAG TGAGGGGCCTAAACAGGTGGCCACTCCACGTCCGGATCGTCTGGTTAACCGATTAAAGAGCATCACTCTTGACGACGCCAGTGCTCCTCGCCTGGTGATTGTAAGACAGCCCCGTGGTCCTGACAATTCAAAG GGCTTTAATGTGGAGCGCAAGACTCGGCAGCCTGGTGTCATTGACTGA